The window TAGCAGAAGGCAACTCCCGCTGTTCCAACTCCTTGTTCCCCAATTCGAGGTAACGGTCGATCACCCAGTTCACCTCCAGCTTTTCAGCGGCGATATCGATATAGAAATCGGTAACCGTCTTGTATTTCAACTTTTTTATCAACTGCATCAGCAGCGGATCATCCAGCTCGATCTTGCGATTTTTCATCCGCCGCAACAGCATCTCCTTGGCGATATCCACCTGTTTGCCCGCCTCCTCCTTGAGCAGCTGACGGATTCGGGTCTTTGCCTTGGCGGTAACGACATAATTGAGCCAGTCCTGTCTGGGTGATTGATGCGATGATGTGTTGATTTCGACCTGATCACCGCTGTTCAACACCTGTTTGATGGGCACATTCTTGCCGTTCACCTTCCCGGAGACGCAGGTAGCTCCCAGTTTCGAGTGGATGGCAAAGGCAAAGTCGAGTACGGATGCCCCTTTGGGCAACTTGAAGAGATCGCCTTTTGGGGTGAAGACAAAGATCTCCTCGTCATAGAGGTCGAGTTTAAAATCGCCCAACTTCTCCTTGATATCGGCATCCTTGTTCTCGAGTGACTCCCGGATCGAAAGCAACCAGTCGTCGAGTGTCGACTCCTCCTTTATCCCCTTATATTTCCAGTGGGCGGCGAATCCCCGCTCGGCGATCTCGTCCATTCGCCGCGTCCGGATCTGCACCTCCACCCATTTCGCGGCCGGTCCCATCACCGTGATGTGAAGCGACTCGTATCCGTTGCTCTTGGGAATGGAGAGCCAATCCTTCAACCGCTTGGGGTTGGGCTGATACATATCGGTAACGATGGAGTAGACCTGCCAGCAATGTGTCTTTTCCAGTTGTGGCGGGGAATCGAGAATGATGCGTATGGCGAACAGGTCGTAGATATTCTCGAATTCGATTTTCTGCTTTTTCAGCTTGTTGTTGATGGAGTGGATCGACTTGGTACGCCCCTTGATCTCATACTTCAGGTTTGTCTTGTCGAGCCGCTCCTTTAAAGGCTGGATAAACTCGGCAATGTACCTGTCGCGTGAACGTTTGGTTTCGTTGAGTTTACGGGCAATAAAATCGTAGGTATCCCTGTCGGTATACTTCAGTGAAAGGTCTTCCAGTTCCGATTTTATGGTATACAAGCCGAGCCGGTGTGCCAGGGGAGCATAGAGGTAGGTAGATTCCACTGAGAGGTCGAGCCGTCTCTCCGGCGAGGCCCCTTTCGCTTCGCGCATCGATTGCAGCTGTTCTGCCAACAGTATGAAAACCACACGGATATCCTCCGCCAGGGATAGCAGCAGTTTGATGTAGTTCTCCGATTCAACGCGGGTCTTCTTTCCCGTCAGGTCATTCACCTTTTTCAGTCCCCGGAGGATCGATGCCACCTCTTCACCGAAGACACCCCTGATCTCGTCGATCGAAGCGTCTCCCCTGTTCACTGGTCTGAACAGCAATACTGCACAGACAACCGCCTGCATCAGCCCGATCTCGTCGACCAATATTGTCGCCGTCTTCATGTCGAACAGCAGCCCCTGCAGCAAATCCTCCAGATTCTCGTCGGCTGAACGTTGCAAGGAGTTCTTCCAGATCTTCTTCAGCAGGCTGGTATGCTCCATGCTCCAGTTCTGACGGAACAGGACATAAAGTTTCCGGTGCAATAAAATATAGTCATCTTTCATTCTGTCACCAATCTTCCGGTTCACAATGTAAAATTACAATTTTCCGAGAAAAAATGATGAATTTGTCGCCAAAGTTGTTGACCTTTCCCGATTAACGGTTTATTTAGTACATTTGTATTTCTAAAAATAAGCAGATGAAAAAATTATCAGTCGGCCTGCTGGCCCTGTTGCCAATATTTGGATTTGCACAGCGAAACAGTGAAACCGTCTCATTGAATGATGGTTGGTTCTTCTCGCAAACCGGCAAGAATAGCTGGTATGAAGCTCAGGTACCCGGTTCGGTGCAACAAGAGCTTGTCCGTCATCAAATTTTGCCCGACCCGTTCTACGGAACCAACGAAAAGCTGGTTCAATGGGTCGAGGATGAGAACTGGGACTTTAAAAAGAGTTTTACCGTCTCGTCAGAGCAACTGAGCTATGACGATGCCCTAATCTTCTTCGAGGGCTTGGATACACAAGCCGACGTATTTCTGAACGGAACCCGTATCCTCCGTTCGGAGAACATGTTTGTCGGCCATAAAATTTCGGTGAAGAGCATACTCAGGGAGGGAGAAAACAGCCTCTATATCCGTTTCTATTCACCTGTCCAGTCGCTTATGCCGGCACGGCTCACCGCAGGATACGACTACCCGGCCGGAAACGACCATCGCGAGGAGAAACTGAGCATC of the Petrimonas mucosa genome contains:
- a CDS encoding RelA/SpoT family protein; translation: MKDDYILLHRKLYVLFRQNWSMEHTSLLKKIWKNSLQRSADENLEDLLQGLLFDMKTATILVDEIGLMQAVVCAVLLFRPVNRGDASIDEIRGVFGEEVASILRGLKKVNDLTGKKTRVESENYIKLLLSLAEDIRVVFILLAEQLQSMREAKGASPERRLDLSVESTYLYAPLAHRLGLYTIKSELEDLSLKYTDRDTYDFIARKLNETKRSRDRYIAEFIQPLKERLDKTNLKYEIKGRTKSIHSINNKLKKQKIEFENIYDLFAIRIILDSPPQLEKTHCWQVYSIVTDMYQPNPKRLKDWLSIPKSNGYESLHITVMGPAAKWVEVQIRTRRMDEIAERGFAAHWKYKGIKEESTLDDWLLSIRESLENKDADIKEKLGDFKLDLYDEEIFVFTPKGDLFKLPKGASVLDFAFAIHSKLGATCVSGKVNGKNVPIKQVLNSGDQVEINTSSHQSPRQDWLNYVVTAKAKTRIRQLLKEEAGKQVDIAKEMLLRRMKNRKIELDDPLLMQLIKKLKYKTVTDFYIDIAAEKLEVNWVIDRYLELGNKELEQRELPSATSADNFVLKPHSQITGGADELIIDQNLTGVDYRLAKCCNPIYGDEIFGFVSSQGIKIHRTSCPNAHDLFSRFGYRILKARWSGKSSGTASYTSVLRIIGNDQINIVANLMSIISKEDGVQMRSISIDSNDGLFQGNITVMLANTSMLEQLIKKLKAVKGVKSVSRLN